Proteins from a genomic interval of Medicago truncatula cultivar Jemalong A17 chromosome 3, MtrunA17r5.0-ANR, whole genome shotgun sequence:
- the LOC11408932 gene encoding probable E3 ubiquitin-protein ligase XERICO — MGLSNFPYAAEGVVPVIVMNTVLSMVLLKNMFRSMLQVVGCTSTTNSSYSPNIMEELEEEQVYSQEISNSRERRVSITQYKFLCYNRSNIARSSSSCGWTSPMVECCVCLSGFEANQEVSELPCKHFFHRGCLDKWFDNKHSSCPLCRSMD; from the coding sequence ATGGGCCTCTCAAACTTTCCCTATGCAGCAGAAGGTGTTGTACCTGTGATTGTAATGAACACTGTTCTATCTATGGTTCTATTAAAGAACATGTTTAGATCTATGCTTCAAGTAGTTGGTTGCACATCAACAACTAATTCTTCTTATTCTCCAAATATTATGGAAGAATTAGAAGAAGAACAAGTGTACTCCCAAGAGATTAGTAATTCAAGGGAAAGGAGGGTGTCAATAACACAATACAAGTTCTTGTGTTATAACAGGTCCAACATAGCAAGAAGTAGTAGTTCATGTGGATGGACAAGTCCTATGGTAGagtgttgtgtttgtttgtctgGTTTTGAAGCAAATCAAGAGGTGAGTGAGTTGCCTTGCAAGCATTTCTTCCACAGAGGTTGCTTAGATAAATGGTTTGATAACAAACATAGTTCATGTCCTTTATGTCGTTCTATGGACTAA